The proteins below are encoded in one region of Acanthochromis polyacanthus isolate Apoly-LR-REF ecotype Palm Island chromosome 4, KAUST_Apoly_ChrSc, whole genome shotgun sequence:
- the dot1l gene encoding histone-lysine N-methyltransferase, H3 lysine-79 specific isoform X2: MGEKLELKLKSPVGAEPAGYPWPLPVYDKHHDAAHEIIETIRWVCEEIPDLKLAMENYVLIDYDTKSFESMQRLCDKYNRAIDSIHQLWKGTTQPMKLNKRPSNGLLRHILQQVYNHSVTDPEKLNNYEPFSPEVYGETSFDLVAQIIDEMEMMEEDTFVDLGSGVGQVVLQVAAATNCKHYYGVEKADIPATYAETMDKEFKKWMKWYGKKHGEYTLERGDFLSEEWKERIANTSIIFVNNFAFGPEVDHQLKERFANMKEGGKIVSSKPFAPLNFRINSRNLSDIGTIMRVVELSPLRGSVSWTGKPVSYYLHTIDRTILENYFASLKNPKLREEQEAARRRQQKDTKDSKSNSTTPTKPKEQTKQDSCGEEERPSLVTVVKASAKPRRTRLLSKGRKLNNKKRGRPKKATPAAEKKNKKNQSALDLLHAKTLSAAPPQDAYRPPQSPFYQLPPKVQHYPPSQLLLSPTPPGLQQLLDNIKVQYLQFMAYMKTPQYRSNLQQLLEQEKQKHRDLSGQAEQLHSVCQSHKDKIKGLFQTKLDELGVKALTVEDLLQAQKEISAHNRQLKEQTKQLERDMALLRDNSLLLLKSRCEELKLDWGSLCLESLLKEKQALRRQISEKQRHCLELQISIVELEKSQRQQELLQLKSYSPCEGSPYRKSLESRSSTDLDSSKLGLSSAPALNGISPELSINGTSSPCFDRANTKGELLSRYLPISPDHEIVPATPDIRQRQQSSSHALPDYTRFSPAKIALRRHLNQDPSASAHLRGPGLTTHRELGGVNSPLGAKQNCPSPNASDAQNNPKSSERGGKERSPSVQGDNSITSLPISIPLSTVHPSKLPVSIPLASVVLPSRAERLRSTPSPVSQAGQTNGYSSSSGLMNGGPHPEDHNGASLSPPPHTNNPLTGSMGRGGPIQSPPLNTGGVLQYADGPPRILPEDGPDRQGGESDTEPQDSEQRRRIFFSSSSSSSSSSSSSGSGGSVAGGSRLHHHTGNSAKQGYHSNHGNHHHQSPSTQHTHTPTHTSSSHSSHGLGSQEGRKRGRRKRSSAGPIMASGSPKRRSFPGISSNNHSSGSPLNINSMVNNINQPLEISAISSPEQSSRSPSGPDLDQPPILKRERPLELNGTGRYSTAPSSDDEDSGYPADSSSSRIERKIATISLESRDGPGREGRKSASSSGNSTGSEASSSSSMSATSKWKSTFSPISDPKQPNSDLRQGGSPFGMGGSSRGTDSDSDHKQQQVRKGSDGESSSYMTPNPFLSQDAGTRGGGGAAGGAQGGGGSDQRQALQKQKASRDWEMKTSSSLVSQNLFISAAASSGGGILSGKVGGSPVAVSSTTGSSVGQYLGPQFPLGGTSVLQSLFGAQTGGSTVSGTPRLVNGHSALGSFSSAGLAGGAAGGCLDSARSLEVQCSKHLKQNPECSSSRTQYLCQLVRREGGRMRLLSSGPSPV, encoded by the exons ATGGGAGAAAAGCTGGAGCTCAAGCTCAAATCGCCGGTCGGAGCAGAACCTGCTGGCTATCCGTGGCCGTTACCAGTATAC gataaacaccatgatgctgctcATGAAATCATCGAGACCATTCG gtgGGTGTGTGAGGAAATCCCAGACCTCAAACTGGCAATGGAAAACTACGTGCTCATTGACTATGACACCAAGAG CTTTGAGAGTATGCAGAGACTTTGTGACAAGTACAACAGGGCTATTGACAGCATTCACCAGCTG TGGAAGGGGACCACCCAGCCCATGAAGTTAAACAAGCGTCCTTCCAATGGGCTGCTGAGACACATCCTACAGCAGGTGTACAACCACTCAGTGACTGACCCGGAGAAGCTGAACAACTATGAACCCTTCTCCCCTGAGGTCTACGGAGAGACCTCTTTCGACCTGGTGGCTCAGATCATTGATGAGATGGAAATGATGGAAGAGGACACCTTTGTTGACCTCGGAAGTG GAGTGGGGCAGGTGGTGCTGCAGGTTGCAGCAGCAACCAACTGTAAACACTACTATGGTGTAGAGAAAGCAGACATTCCAGCTACCTATGCAGAG ACCATGGATAAAGAGTTCAAAAAGTGGATGAAATGGTATGGGAAGAAACATGGGGAGTACACA CTGGAGAGAGGTGATTTTCTGTCTGAGGAATGGAAAGAAAGGATCGCCAACACAAG TATTATTTTTGTGAATAACTTTGCCTTTGGTCCAGAGGTAGATCACCAGCTGAAGGAGCGCTTTGCTAACATGAAGGAAG gagGGAAAATTGTGTCCTCCAAACCTTTTGCACCTTTAAATTTTAGAATCAACAGTCGAAACTTGAGTG ATATTGGCACAATAATGCGTGTGGTGGAGCTTTCTCCACTGAGAGGTTCCGTGTCCTGGACTGGAAAGCCGGTTTCCTACTACCTGCATACCATAGACCGCACCATA CTTGAAAACTATTTTGCTAGTCTCAAAAATCCTAAACTCAGG GAGGAGCAAGAGGCAGCTAGGCGACGTCAgcagaaagacacaaaggaCAGTAAAAGCAATAGCACCACGCCCACcaaacctaaagaacaaacCAAG CAGGACTCCTGCGGTGAAGAGGAGCGTCCTAGCTTGGTGACAGTGGTCAAGGCCTCTGCCAAACCCAGGAGAACCCGACTCTTGTCCAAAGGTCGCAAGCTGAACAATAAGAAACGTGGTCGACCCAAGAAAGCCACCCCAGCTgctgagaagaaaaacaagaagaatcaGAGTGCATTGGATTTGCTGCACGCCAAGACCCTTTCTGCAGCACCCCCTCAGG ATGCATACCGGCCACCTCAGAGTCCCTTCTACCAGCTACCTCCCAAGGTCCAGCACTATCCCCCCAGTCAACTGCTGCTGAGCCCAACTCCTCCTGGTCTGCAACAACTGCTAG ATAACATCAAAGTTCAGTACCTCCAGTTTATGGCCTACATGAAGACTCCTCAGTACCGCTCTAACCTGCAGCAACTTTTAGAGCAGGAGAAG caaaaacacagggACCTGTCAGGGCAGGCGGAGCAGCTCCATTCAGTCTGTCAGTCTCACAAGGACAAGATCAAAGGTCTCTTTCAGACCAAGCTGGATGAG CTGGGAGTTAAGGCCCTGACAGTGGAAGACCTCCTGCAGGCTCAGAAGGAGATATCAGCCCACAATCGTCAGCTGAAAGAGCAGACTAAGCAGCTTGAGAGAGACATGGCCTTGCTGAGAGACAACAGTCTGCTACTG CTTAAGTCTCGATGtgaggagctgaagctggattggggCTCATTGTGTCTGGAGAGTTTGTTGAAAGAGAAGCAGGCACTACGCAGACAGATCTCTGAGAAACAGAGGCACTGCTTGGAGTTGCAG ATCAGCATCGTGGAGCTGGAGAAAAGTCAAAGGCAGCAGGAGCTGCTTCAGCTCAAATCCTATAGCCCTTGTGAGGGCTCCCCATACAGAAAGAGTCTGGAGTCGCGCTCTTCCACTGACTTGGACTCCTCTAAGCTCGGCCTGTCCTCAGCCCCAGCTCTCAACGGCATTAGCCCAGAGCTTTCCATCAACGGCACCAGCTCACCCTGTTTTGACCGGGCCAACACAAAGGGTGAGCTTCTCTCTCGCTACCTGCCCATCTCTCCTGACCACGAGATTGTGCCTGCCACCCCCGACATTCGACAGAGGCAGCAAAGCTCCTCCCATGCTCTTCCTGACTACACTCGCTTCTCCCCTGCCAAGATTGCCTTGCGGAGGCACCTTAACCAGGATCCTAGTGCCTCTGCTCACTTAAGAGGTCCAGGGCTGACCACACACAG gGAACTGGGTGGCGTTAACTCTCCACTCGGAGCCAAGCAGAACTGCCCTTCTCCCAATGCATCCGATGCTCAGAATAATCCTAAAAGCTCTGAGAGG GGCGGTAAGGAGAGAAGTCCATCAGTTCAGGGAGACAACAGCATCACAAGCCTTCCGATTAGCATCCCTTTGAGCACTGTCCATCCAAGTAAACTACCAGTCAGCATCCCACTGGCCAGCGTAGTGCTGCCCAGTCGCGCTGAGAGACTG AGAAGTACTCCAAGCCCTGTGTCTCAGGCAGGTCAGACGAATG GATATTCATCCAGCTCAGGCCTGATGAATGGAGGTCCCCACCCAGAGGACCACAATGGTGCTTCTTTATCGCCTCCTCCACACACCAACAATCCTTTAACAGGATCAATGGGTCGAGGAGGTCCCATCCAGAGCCCCCCGCTCAACACCGGAGGGGTGCTCCAGTATGCCGACGGACCCCCGAGGATTCTTCCAGAAGACGGACCAGACCGCCAGGGAGGGGAGTCGGACACCGAGCCCCAGGACAGTGAACAGCGGAGGAGgatcttcttctcttcttcctcctcttcgtcctcgTCTTCCTCTTCGTCAGGCAGCGGAGGCAGCGTGGCCGGAGGATCGCGCCTCCACCATCACACCGGCAACTCGGCCAAGCAGGGATACCACAGTAACCATGGAAACCACCACCACCAATCCCCCAGCACGCAGCACACCCACACGCCCACACACACGTCGTCATCGCACTCCTCGCACGGCCTCGGCTCTCAAGAAGGCCGCAAACGGGGGAGAAGGAAACGTAGCTCTGCAGGGCCCATCATGGCCAGCGGATCCCCAAAGAGGAGGTCGTTCCCCGGGATCAGCTCCAACAACCACTCCTCAGGATCGCCACTCAACATTAACTCCATG GTGAACAACATCAACCAGCCTCTGGAGATCTCTGCCATCTCCTCGCCGGAACAATCAAGCCGCAGCCCCAGCGGGCCCGACCTGGACCAGCCTCCCATCTTGAAAAGAGAGCGCCCCCTGGAGCTGAACGGCACAGGTCGATACTCCACAGCCCCCAGCTCCGATGATGAGGACTCAGGATATCCTGCTGACAGCTCCAGTTCTCG aattgaaagaaaaatagcCACTATATCCCTGGAGAGCAGAGATGGACCTGGTAGAGAGG gcAGAAAGTCTGCTAGCAGCAGTGGTAACAGTACAGGCAGCGAggcctcctcttcatcctccatgTCCGCTACCAGCAAGTGGAAATCCACTTTTTCGCCCATTTCTGATCCCAAGCAGCCCAACTCCGACCTGAGGCAGGGCGGCTCTCCGTTTGGCATGGGGGGCTCGAGCCGGGGCACAGACTCAGACTCTGACCACAAACAACAGCAGGTGAGGAAAGGGAGTGACGGGGAGTCGTCCAGCTACATGACCCCCAACCCTTTCCTCAGTCAGGATGCAGGGACCCGGGGTGGAGGCGGTGCTGCCGGTGGCGCCCAGGGAGGCGGTGGATCCGACCAGCGCCAGGCCCTCCAGAAGCAGAAGGCCTCTCGGGATTGGGAGATGAAGACGAGCAGCAGCCTGGTCAGTCAGAATCtcttcatttctgctgctgccagCAGTGGAGGTGGCATTCTGAGTGGGAAGGTGGGAGGAAGCCCTGTAGCAGTTTCCTCAACCACAGGCTCATCTGTGGGACAGTATCTGGGGCCGCAGTTCCCACTTGGAGGGACTTCAGTCTTACAGTCCTTGTTCGGAGCCCAGACAGGCGGATCCACGGTGAGTGGGACCCCTCGCCTTGTCAACGGACACTCTGCCCTGGGAAGTTTCTCCAGCGCTGGACTGGCAGGAGGAGCGGCAGGAG